A genomic region of Stenotrophomonas sp. NA06056 contains the following coding sequences:
- the coq7 gene encoding 2-polyprenyl-3-methyl-6-methoxy-1,4-benzoquinone monooxygenase: MTVLRQTTPLDHLLTEAQRALDTVFGTPPASRPYPATDTGEPGMDSAQRRHAAGLMRINHVGEVCAQGLYFGQAAVARDPATREHLLEAAQEETDHLAWCATRLGELDSRPSLFNPLWYAGSYTIGTLAGLRGDGWNLGFVVETERQVEAHLDEHLVDLPAGDLRSRAVIRVMKEDEARHAEQAEQAGARRLPFPIPGAMALASKVMKTIAYRI, translated from the coding sequence ATGACCGTGCTTCGCCAGACCACCCCGCTGGATCATCTGCTGACCGAGGCGCAGCGCGCCCTGGACACGGTGTTCGGCACCCCGCCGGCCAGCCGCCCCTATCCGGCCACGGACACCGGCGAGCCCGGCATGGACAGCGCGCAGCGTCGCCACGCGGCCGGGCTGATGCGGATCAACCATGTCGGTGAGGTCTGCGCGCAGGGCCTGTACTTCGGCCAGGCCGCGGTGGCGCGTGATCCGGCGACCCGCGAGCATCTGCTGGAAGCGGCCCAGGAAGAGACCGATCACCTGGCGTGGTGCGCCACCCGCCTGGGCGAGCTGGACAGCCGCCCGAGCCTGTTCAATCCGCTCTGGTACGCCGGCAGCTACACCATCGGCACCCTGGCCGGGCTGCGCGGCGACGGCTGGAACCTGGGCTTCGTGGTCGAGACCGAGCGCCAGGTGGAAGCCCATCTGGACGAACACCTGGTCGACCTGCCGGCCGGCGACCTGCGCAGCCGCGCGGTCATCCGGGTGATGAAGGAAGACGAGGCCCGGCATGCCGAGCAGGCCGAGCAGGCCGGCGCACGCCGCCTGCCATTCCCGATTCCCGGCGCGATGGCGCTGGCTTCCAAGGTGATGAAGACCATCGCCTACCGCATCTGA
- the sugE gene encoding quaternary ammonium compound efflux SMR transporter SugE produces MPWIYLLLAGLFEIGFALGMKYSEGFSKPLPTAATVVSALISLYLMSQAMKSIPVGTAYAIWTGIGAMGVAVLGIYLFNDSASPARLACVGLIVAGVIGLKLVSPN; encoded by the coding sequence ATGCCCTGGATCTATCTGCTGCTGGCCGGTCTGTTCGAGATCGGATTCGCCCTTGGAATGAAGTACTCCGAGGGTTTCAGCAAACCCCTCCCGACCGCCGCCACGGTGGTGTCCGCACTGATCAGCCTGTACTTGATGAGCCAGGCGATGAAGAGCATTCCGGTGGGTACCGCCTACGCGATCTGGACCGGCATCGGCGCCATGGGCGTGGCGGTGCTGGGCATCTACCTGTTCAATGACAGCGCCTCGCCGGCACGCCTGGCGTGCGTGGGCCTGATCGTGGCCGGTGTGATCGGCCTGAAGCTGGTGTCGCCCAATTGA
- the speD gene encoding adenosylmethionine decarboxylase has translation MVKPLPRLRLQGFNNLTKALSFNIYDVCYARTEEERQRYIEYIDEEYNADRLTQILTDVAEIIGANILNVARQDYDPQGASVTILISEEPVIDKKQAGKELISDAVVAHMDKSHITVHTYPETHPQEGIATFRADIDVATCGVISPLKALNYLIESLESDIVIMDYRVRGFTRDVKGKKHYIDHKINSIQNFLAKNIKSRYEMFDVNVYQENIFHTKMHLKDFDLDQYLFEEKAKNLSFKERMKIEALLKREIEELFHGRNLAE, from the coding sequence GTGGTCAAGCCGTTGCCTCGCCTGAGGTTGCAGGGTTTCAACAACCTCACCAAGGCGCTGAGCTTCAACATCTATGACGTGTGTTACGCGCGCACCGAAGAGGAGCGTCAGCGTTACATTGAATACATCGATGAAGAGTACAACGCCGACAGGCTTACTCAAATCTTGACCGATGTCGCTGAGATCATCGGCGCCAACATCCTCAACGTGGCCCGCCAGGATTACGATCCGCAGGGTGCCTCGGTGACGATCCTGATCTCCGAAGAGCCGGTGATCGACAAGAAGCAGGCCGGCAAGGAGTTGATTTCCGATGCCGTGGTCGCGCACATGGACAAGTCGCACATCACCGTGCACACCTATCCGGAAACGCACCCGCAGGAAGGTATCGCCACCTTCCGCGCCGACATCGACGTGGCTACCTGTGGCGTTATTTCGCCGTTGAAGGCGCTGAACTACCTGATCGAGAGTCTGGAATCGGACATCGTGATCATGGACTACCGCGTTCGTGGCTTCACCCGTGACGTGAAGGGCAAGAAGCACTACATCGATCACAAGATCAACTCGATCCAGAACTTCCTGGCCAAGAACATCAAGTCGCGTTACGAGATGTTCGACGTCAACGTCTACCAGGAAAACATCTTCCACACGAAGATGCACCTGAAGGACTTCGACCTGGACCAGTACCTGTTCGAGGAAAAGGCCAAGAACCTGTCGTTCAAGGAACGCATGAAGATCGAAGCGCTGCTCAAGCGCGAGATCGAAGAGCTGTTCCACGGGCGCAACCTGGCCGAGTAA
- the rpsI gene encoding 30S ribosomal protein S9 has product MAITQNYGTGRRKSSTARVFLRKGSGNITVNGRPLDEFFGRETARMIVRQPLELTKNTESFDILVTAAGGGTTGQAGAIRLGIARALVEYDETLKSELRKAGFMTRDAREVERKKVGLHKARRATQFSKR; this is encoded by the coding sequence ATGGCTATCACTCAAAACTACGGCACTGGCCGCCGCAAGTCCTCCACTGCTCGCGTGTTCCTGCGCAAGGGTTCGGGCAACATCACCGTCAATGGCCGTCCGCTGGACGAGTTCTTCGGCCGTGAGACCGCGCGCATGATCGTGCGCCAGCCGCTCGAACTGACCAAGAACACCGAGAGCTTCGACATCCTGGTCACCGCCGCTGGCGGCGGCACCACCGGCCAGGCCGGTGCGATCCGTCTGGGTATCGCCCGTGCTCTGGTCGAGTACGACGAAACCCTGAAGTCCGAGCTGCGCAAGGCTGGCTTCATGACCCGCGACGCCCGCGAAGTCGAACGTAAGAAGGTCGGTCTGCACAAGGCCCGCCGCGCCACCCAGTTCTCCAAGCGCTGA
- a CDS encoding bacterioferritin-associated ferredoxin has protein sequence MYVCICNGVTDHQIREAASHGVTSVAELTMRTGCGATCGSCLDMAGDLLAKARATHDLPLPVLGLAQVA, from the coding sequence GTGTACGTCTGCATCTGCAACGGTGTTACCGACCACCAGATCCGCGAAGCCGCCAGCCATGGCGTTACGTCGGTGGCCGAGCTGACCATGCGCACCGGGTGCGGCGCTACCTGCGGTTCCTGCCTGGACATGGCCGGCGACCTGCTGGCCAAGGCACGTGCTACCCACGATCTGCCGTTGCCGGTGTTGGGTCTGGCGCAGGTCGCCTGA
- the crp gene encoding cAMP-activated global transcriptional regulator CRP, whose translation MRRGSAPIVSTVRLASSPLALDIATIDRFLAHSHRRRYPTRTDVFRPGDPAGTLYYVISGSVSIMAEEEEDRELVLGYFGAGEFVGEMGLFVESDRREVILRTRTACELAEISYERLHQLFLGPLSADAPRLLYALGQQISKRLLDTSRKASRLAFLDVTDRIVRTLHDLAQEPESMSHPQGSQLRVSRQELARLVGCSREMAGRVLKKLQTDGLLHARGKTVVLYGTR comes from the coding sequence ATGCGCAGAGGGAGCGCCCCTATCGTGTCAACCGTGCGCCTAGCTAGCAGCCCATTGGCCTTGGACATCGCAACAATCGACCGCTTCCTGGCGCACAGCCACAGGCGGCGCTATCCCACCCGTACCGACGTCTTCCGGCCCGGTGACCCGGCCGGCACCCTGTATTACGTCATCAGCGGCTCGGTTTCGATCATGGCCGAGGAAGAGGAGGACCGTGAGCTGGTGCTGGGTTATTTCGGCGCCGGTGAGTTCGTCGGCGAGATGGGCCTGTTCGTGGAGTCGGACCGCCGCGAGGTGATCCTGCGCACCCGCACGGCCTGCGAGCTGGCTGAAATCAGCTACGAGCGCCTGCATCAGCTGTTCCTCGGCCCGCTGTCGGCCGATGCCCCGCGCCTGCTGTACGCGCTGGGCCAGCAGATCTCCAAGCGCCTGCTGGACACCAGCCGCAAGGCCAGCCGCCTGGCCTTCCTGGATGTCACCGACCGTATCGTGCGCACCCTGCACGATCTGGCGCAGGAGCCGGAGTCGATGAGTCACCCGCAGGGCAGCCAGCTGCGCGTCTCACGCCAGGAACTGGCCCGTCTGGTTGGCTGCTCGCGCGAAATGGCCGGCCGGGTACTGAAGAAGCTGCAGACCGACGGCCTGCTGCACGCCCGCGGCAAGACCGTGGTGCTGTACGGCACCCGGTGA
- the rplM gene encoding 50S ribosomal protein L13, which produces MSTFTAKNETVQRDWYLVDAEGKTLGRLCTELARRLRGKHKPVYTPHVDTGDYLVVINAEKIVVTGKKLQDKMYHRFTGYIGNLKTESLAQALERHPERVIETAVKGMLPKGTLGRQMYRKLKVYAGTEHPHAAQQPQVLDI; this is translated from the coding sequence ATGAGCACTTTCACTGCCAAGAACGAGACCGTCCAGCGCGACTGGTACCTCGTCGACGCCGAGGGCAAGACCCTGGGCCGTCTCTGCACCGAGCTGGCCCGCCGTCTGCGTGGCAAGCACAAGCCGGTCTACACCCCGCACGTTGATACCGGCGACTACCTGGTCGTCATCAATGCAGAAAAGATTGTCGTCACCGGCAAGAAGCTGCAGGACAAGATGTATCACCGTTTCACCGGCTACATCGGCAACCTGAAGACCGAATCCCTCGCCCAGGCGCTTGAGCGCCACCCGGAGCGCGTGATCGAGACCGCCGTCAAGGGCATGCTGCCGAAGGGCACGCTGGGTCGCCAGATGTACCGCAAGCTCAAGGTCTACGCCGGCACTGAGCATCCGCACGCCGCACAGCAGCCGCAGGTTCTGGATATCTAA
- the bfr gene encoding bacterioferritin: protein MKGDTKVIEFLNKVLYNELTAINQYFLHAKMLKNWGIKELAEHEYKESIEEMKHADMLADRILFLEGLPNFQALGKLRIGENPTEILQCDLSLERDGVVTLREAVAYADSVGDYVSRQLFVKILDSEEEHIDWLETQLELIERIGEPKYLLSKLEE from the coding sequence ATGAAGGGCGACACCAAGGTCATCGAATTCCTCAACAAGGTCCTCTACAACGAGCTGACCGCGATCAACCAGTACTTCCTGCACGCCAAGATGCTGAAGAACTGGGGCATCAAGGAACTGGCCGAACACGAGTACAAGGAATCGATCGAAGAAATGAAGCATGCCGACATGCTTGCCGATCGCATCCTGTTCCTCGAAGGCCTGCCGAACTTCCAGGCGCTGGGCAAGCTGCGCATCGGTGAGAACCCGACCGAGATCCTGCAGTGCGATCTGTCGCTGGAACGCGATGGCGTGGTCACCCTGCGCGAGGCCGTGGCCTACGCCGATTCGGTCGGCGACTACGTCAGCCGCCAGCTGTTCGTGAAGATCCTCGACTCCGAGGAAGAGCACATCGACTGGCTGGAAACCCAGCTGGAGCTGATCGAGCGCATCGGTGAGCCGAAGTACCTGCTGAGCAAGCTCGAAGAGTGA
- a CDS encoding DUF4126 domain-containing protein, translating into MTEAHLFVIGILLAWLAGIRVYLTVFGVGIAGLLGWVDLPPALQATESWWVLGTSAALAIAEFFADKIPGVDSAWDLVQTLARVPAGAFLAAATLSPDGDLGTGALVAGAGVALASHGLKAGTRALLNTSPEPASNWVASAAEDTVVIGGLALALAHPWIALVVVLACSLAGALLVWLVWRTLWKSVRWLARGGSDDGQRQPRTG; encoded by the coding sequence ATGACCGAAGCCCACCTGTTCGTGATCGGCATCCTGCTGGCCTGGCTGGCCGGTATCCGCGTCTACCTCACCGTGTTCGGCGTCGGCATTGCCGGCCTGCTCGGCTGGGTCGACCTGCCACCGGCGCTGCAGGCCACCGAGTCGTGGTGGGTGCTGGGTACGTCGGCAGCACTGGCCATCGCCGAATTCTTCGCAGACAAGATTCCTGGCGTGGATTCAGCCTGGGACCTGGTACAGACCCTGGCGCGCGTACCCGCCGGCGCCTTCCTCGCAGCAGCGACGCTGTCGCCCGATGGCGACCTGGGCACCGGCGCACTGGTGGCCGGCGCGGGCGTTGCGCTGGCCAGCCACGGCCTCAAGGCCGGCACCCGCGCCCTGCTCAACACGTCGCCGGAACCGGCCAGCAACTGGGTCGCCTCGGCGGCCGAAGATACCGTGGTGATCGGCGGACTGGCGCTGGCCCTGGCGCATCCGTGGATCGCGCTGGTGGTGGTGCTGGCCTGCAGCCTGGCCGGTGCATTGCTGGTCTGGCTGGTCTGGCGCACCCTGTGGAAAAGCGTGCGCTGGTTGGCACGTGGCGGTAGCGACGACGGACAACGGCAACCCCGTACCGGCTGA
- a CDS encoding sulfite exporter TauE/SafE family protein: MELSSEFWWFILIGLGAQLVDGALGMAFGLVSSSVLLSMGLPPAQVSASVHTAEVFTTGASGVSHLVAGNVDKRLFFRLALPGALGGALGAYVLTQVPGDLIRPLIYLYLLVLAIIILARAAGRWMPKGEIRRVPVLGFFAGLLDASGGGGWGPVATSTLLARGGQARTTIGTVNAAEFVVTLTISATFLLSMGLQHLQIVAGLLIGGMMAAPVAALLVKRVKERWVLVAVGVLVLGISLFQVGHALFGYLYR; encoded by the coding sequence ATGGAGCTGAGCAGCGAATTCTGGTGGTTCATCCTCATCGGCCTCGGCGCACAGCTGGTCGATGGCGCGCTGGGCATGGCATTCGGGCTGGTTTCGTCATCGGTACTGCTCAGCATGGGGCTGCCTCCCGCACAGGTCAGCGCCAGCGTCCATACCGCTGAAGTGTTCACCACCGGGGCCTCCGGTGTGTCGCATCTGGTCGCAGGAAATGTCGACAAACGCCTGTTCTTCCGCCTCGCCCTGCCCGGCGCGCTGGGCGGTGCGCTGGGCGCTTACGTCCTGACGCAGGTCCCTGGCGACCTGATCCGTCCGCTGATCTACCTGTACCTGCTGGTGCTGGCCATCATCATCCTGGCCCGCGCGGCCGGCCGCTGGATGCCCAAGGGCGAGATCCGCCGGGTGCCGGTGCTGGGATTCTTCGCCGGCCTGCTCGATGCCAGTGGCGGCGGTGGCTGGGGCCCGGTAGCCACCTCCACCCTGCTCGCCCGCGGCGGTCAGGCACGAACCACGATCGGCACCGTCAATGCGGCCGAATTCGTGGTCACCTTGACCATTTCAGCTACGTTTCTACTGTCGATGGGGCTGCAGCACCTGCAGATCGTCGCCGGCCTGCTGATTGGCGGCATGATGGCCGCGCCGGTGGCAGCGTTGCTGGTGAAGCGGGTGAAGGAACGCTGGGTACTGGTCGCGGTGGGCGTGCTGGTGCTGGGCATCAGCCTGTTCCAGGTGGGCCATGCGCTGTTCGGGTACCTGTACCGCTGA
- a CDS encoding RNA pyrophosphohydrolase — translation MIDPDGYRPNVGIVLMRQDGQVFWARRVRRDGWQFPQGGMNTDETPVEAMYRELQEETGLLPEHVEVLGATPGWLRYKLPARAIRRNERQVCIGQKQVWFLLRLTGDEAHVSLDHTDSPEFDHWRWVDFWYPVEHVVVFKRGVYARALRHLAPLAQGVAGQSISAMPKSAAEAWMPGHTAGHDRPRKRPRSHGYWPKKAQGEGPGT, via the coding sequence GTGATCGATCCGGACGGCTATCGACCGAACGTCGGCATCGTGCTGATGCGGCAGGACGGGCAGGTGTTCTGGGCACGACGTGTGCGCCGGGATGGCTGGCAGTTCCCGCAGGGTGGCATGAACACCGACGAGACGCCTGTCGAGGCCATGTATCGCGAACTGCAGGAAGAGACCGGGCTGTTGCCGGAGCACGTTGAAGTGCTTGGGGCGACACCGGGCTGGCTGCGTTACAAGCTGCCGGCGCGCGCCATCCGTCGCAATGAACGCCAGGTCTGCATTGGCCAGAAGCAGGTCTGGTTCCTGCTGCGTCTGACCGGTGACGAGGCCCACGTCAGCCTAGACCATACCGACTCGCCCGAGTTCGATCATTGGCGCTGGGTCGATTTCTGGTACCCGGTGGAGCATGTGGTGGTGTTCAAGCGTGGTGTCTATGCGCGTGCCCTGCGACATCTGGCGCCGTTGGCCCAAGGGGTGGCAGGGCAGAGCATCAGTGCCATGCCCAAGAGCGCTGCAGAGGCCTGGATGCCGGGTCACACCGCCGGCCATGACCGTCCGCGCAAACGGCCCCGCAGCCACGGCTACTGGCCGAAGAAAGCGCAGGGCGAGGGCCCTGGCACCTGA
- a CDS encoding EAL domain-containing protein encodes MAANESAAGPRPGRAETPPADHWQRWAAPVAAAAPAEAPSATVQGPASSTPGDGVRLAAPPPLPAAAALPEAGNSDVAPLDADSPYRVLIVEDDRAQALFAQSVLHGAGMQAIVLGDADGVQQAIREQRPDLILMDLHLPGLDGMRLTAMIRQQPGMQLLPIVFLSGDPDPERQFEVLDCGADDYLSKPIRPRHLIAAVANRIRRARAQAATLPGANGAPATSNPETGLPTRHHVLQQLNATLAQHERGGVFFVEISSALGLRERYGYAAFERLMVQAGQRLAEAGHPHLLARLNDNSFLLLARNTDEDSLEAIAGTLREQLSARAFVIRDDESVHLRGVVGYAPLSPGFDDASSALEAIERTTLQARLLSAGVAGHVHRQITTEQEHLALLEGQLELAYQPIVAVAGGSSAQYQLLLRLRRADGSVLTAGQVIPAAEAAGRIADLDQQVLEHAMGLLDLYRHATQPLNLFVSQSLRTLQRDAFADWLLESLQQRRLPGSALVIDVRLPDALIHTVPLQQFCQRMASVGVRFCLSQFEPGSEAIALLTQLPLSFVRMAARFSSSHSNPDTREELRRSIEQAHAAGLQIIGQQIEDPQAAAAMWVGGVDYIQGNMVQSAGSDLNFDFHNAVL; translated from the coding sequence ATGGCCGCAAACGAATCCGCCGCGGGCCCCCGCCCGGGACGCGCTGAAACCCCTCCGGCCGATCATTGGCAACGTTGGGCCGCCCCCGTTGCTGCGGCGGCGCCTGCCGAGGCACCCTCAGCGACAGTGCAGGGACCTGCATCGTCAACGCCCGGCGACGGTGTCCGGCTGGCGGCTCCGCCGCCCCTGCCGGCCGCCGCAGCACTGCCGGAGGCGGGCAACAGTGACGTGGCGCCGTTGGACGCCGACTCGCCCTACCGCGTGCTGATCGTCGAAGACGACCGTGCCCAGGCGCTGTTCGCGCAGAGCGTGCTGCATGGCGCCGGCATGCAGGCGATCGTGCTCGGCGACGCCGATGGCGTGCAGCAGGCCATCCGCGAGCAACGCCCGGACCTGATCCTGATGGATCTGCACCTGCCCGGGCTGGATGGCATGCGGTTGACCGCGATGATCCGCCAGCAGCCCGGCATGCAACTGCTGCCGATCGTATTCCTCAGCGGCGACCCGGACCCGGAGCGCCAGTTCGAGGTGCTCGACTGCGGTGCCGACGATTACCTGAGCAAGCCGATCCGGCCACGCCACCTGATCGCCGCGGTGGCCAACCGTATCCGCCGCGCGCGCGCGCAGGCCGCAACCCTGCCGGGTGCCAACGGCGCTCCGGCCACCAGCAACCCCGAAACCGGGTTGCCCACGCGTCATCACGTGCTGCAGCAACTCAACGCGACGCTCGCCCAGCACGAACGCGGCGGCGTGTTCTTCGTGGAAATCTCCAGCGCGCTGGGCCTGCGCGAGCGCTACGGCTACGCGGCCTTCGAACGGCTGATGGTGCAGGCCGGGCAGCGTCTTGCCGAGGCAGGCCACCCGCACCTGCTGGCGCGCCTGAACGACAACAGCTTCCTGCTGCTGGCGCGCAACACCGATGAGGACAGCCTGGAAGCAATCGCCGGCACCCTGCGCGAGCAACTGTCCGCACGCGCCTTCGTGATCCGCGACGACGAATCCGTGCACCTGCGCGGCGTGGTCGGCTACGCGCCGCTGTCACCCGGTTTCGACGATGCCAGCAGCGCCCTGGAAGCGATCGAGCGCACCACCCTGCAGGCACGCCTGCTCAGCGCCGGCGTGGCCGGCCACGTGCATCGCCAGATCACGACCGAACAGGAGCACCTGGCGCTGCTGGAAGGCCAGCTGGAGCTCGCTTACCAGCCGATCGTCGCCGTTGCCGGCGGCAGCAGCGCGCAGTACCAGCTGCTGCTGCGCCTGCGCCGTGCCGATGGCAGTGTGCTGACCGCCGGCCAGGTAATTCCGGCCGCCGAAGCCGCCGGCCGCATCGCCGACCTCGACCAGCAGGTACTGGAGCATGCGATGGGCCTGCTCGACCTGTATCGCCACGCCACGCAACCGCTGAACCTGTTCGTCTCGCAGTCGCTGCGCACCCTGCAGCGCGACGCGTTCGCCGACTGGCTGCTGGAATCGCTGCAGCAACGCCGCCTGCCCGGCAGCGCGCTGGTGATCGACGTGCGCCTGCCCGACGCGCTGATCCACACCGTGCCGTTGCAGCAGTTCTGCCAGCGCATGGCCAGCGTCGGCGTGCGCTTCTGCCTGAGCCAGTTCGAGCCTGGCAGCGAGGCCATTGCCCTGCTCACACAGCTGCCGCTGTCGTTCGTGCGCATGGCCGCACGCTTCTCCAGCAGCCATTCCAACCCGGATACGCGCGAAGAACTGCGCCGTTCGATCGAGCAGGCGCATGCCGCCGGCCTGCAGATCATCGGCCAGCAGATCGAGGATCCACAGGCCGCCGCTGCGATGTGGGTCGGTGGTGTCGATTACATCCAGGGCAACATGGTGCAGTCGGCCGGCAGCGACCTGAACTTCGACTTCCACAACGCGGTGCTCTGA
- a CDS encoding hybrid sensor histidine kinase/response regulator, translating into MSSTVALLVVLALAIIALLVLGLRLRSRTHTLAALQRDRITLTSERDQLRRTTERQGQLEHQLLQAKQAAEAAVLAKGEFLATMSHEIRTPLNGILPMLELIARGPLGEDQRQMLATASASSQQLLRIVDDILDYSRLEAQALELEITSFNLRELLDGVVQLLQRAAEAKGLTLSLQLDPAVRLPVRGDPVRLRQVLGNLLANAIKFTARGQVQLRVQRLGEGPAQHQLRFEVVDTGIGIDEAQQARLFQSFSQADASTTRIYGGTGLGLAICKRITDLMHGDIGVRSIPGQGATFWFEVPLLKVPGDLPALARSPEALLLYSADAQLQPRVERIAAHHGLQVHLLASIDEAMERLRTAPRPGQSTPAWLLVDARHRRTGEAALQRALAERGADDTLQVLWLQDDPVAPRPRQQQLHSTFNDAALHALLAQPTATARPAALLANAEDAQPAAMLPSLGLRVLLVEDNTVNRMVAEHLLRVFQCQVRNAADGEQALALLREGGIDVVLMDCQMPVLDGYSATQRWRSEEADAGRTRLPIIAMTANAMAGDRERCLQAGMDDYLSKPITREALHALLQRWGRVAVDREHAPLSEPVQLPAAPSMLDIESPPDDQARSTPIPQPVLDRSVLDELHAVIGDAAAQIVAVFLEDAPQLVQQLQQAAQGNDIERLQALSHSLKSSSANVGALSLSAVARRIEHEARSGSLQRPAVAVALLVAEFARARVALTGYLAGQAH; encoded by the coding sequence GTGTCATCGACGGTCGCGCTGCTGGTGGTGCTGGCCTTGGCCATCATCGCCCTGCTGGTACTGGGCCTGCGGTTGCGTTCGCGCACCCACACGCTGGCGGCACTGCAGCGCGACCGCATCACCCTGACCAGCGAGCGCGACCAGCTGCGGCGCACCACCGAGCGCCAGGGCCAGCTGGAGCACCAGCTGCTGCAGGCCAAGCAGGCGGCCGAAGCGGCCGTGCTGGCCAAGGGCGAGTTCCTGGCCACCATGAGCCATGAGATCCGCACCCCGCTCAACGGCATCCTGCCGATGCTGGAGCTGATCGCCCGTGGTCCGCTCGGCGAGGACCAGCGGCAGATGCTGGCCACCGCCTCGGCCAGCTCGCAGCAACTGCTGCGCATCGTTGATGACATCCTCGACTACTCGCGACTGGAAGCACAGGCACTGGAACTGGAGATCACCAGCTTCAACCTGCGCGAGCTGCTCGACGGCGTGGTGCAGCTGCTGCAGCGTGCCGCCGAAGCCAAGGGCCTGACGCTGAGCCTGCAGCTGGACCCCGCCGTGCGCCTTCCCGTGCGCGGCGACCCGGTACGCCTGCGCCAGGTGCTGGGCAATCTGCTGGCCAATGCCATCAAGTTCACCGCACGTGGCCAGGTGCAGTTGCGCGTGCAGCGGCTGGGCGAAGGCCCCGCCCAGCACCAGCTGCGTTTCGAAGTGGTCGACACCGGCATCGGCATCGATGAGGCGCAGCAGGCGCGGCTGTTCCAGTCCTTCAGCCAGGCCGACGCGTCCACCACCCGCATCTACGGTGGCACCGGCCTGGGCCTGGCCATCTGCAAGCGCATCACCGACCTGATGCATGGCGACATCGGCGTGCGGTCCATCCCGGGCCAGGGCGCAACGTTCTGGTTCGAAGTGCCGCTGCTGAAGGTACCCGGCGATCTGCCAGCGCTGGCACGCTCACCGGAAGCGCTGCTGCTGTACTCCGCCGATGCGCAGCTGCAGCCACGCGTCGAGCGCATCGCCGCACACCATGGCCTGCAGGTACATCTGCTGGCCAGTATTGATGAGGCCATGGAACGCCTGCGCACAGCGCCACGCCCGGGCCAGAGCACCCCGGCATGGCTGCTGGTCGACGCGCGCCATCGCCGCACTGGCGAAGCGGCACTGCAGCGGGCCCTGGCCGAGCGTGGTGCCGACGATACTCTGCAGGTGCTGTGGCTGCAGGACGATCCGGTCGCACCGCGGCCGCGCCAGCAGCAGCTGCACAGCACATTCAACGATGCCGCCCTGCACGCGCTGCTGGCACAGCCAACAGCCACCGCACGCCCGGCAGCACTGCTGGCCAACGCCGAAGATGCACAGCCGGCCGCCATGCTGCCGTCATTGGGTCTGCGTGTCCTGCTGGTCGAGGACAACACGGTCAACCGGATGGTGGCCGAACACCTGCTGCGGGTCTTCCAGTGCCAGGTGCGCAACGCCGCCGACGGCGAGCAGGCGCTCGCACTGCTGCGCGAAGGCGGAATCGACGTCGTGCTGATGGATTGCCAGATGCCGGTGCTCGACGGCTACAGCGCAACACAACGCTGGCGCAGCGAGGAAGCCGATGCAGGGCGCACGCGGCTGCCGATCATCGCGATGACCGCCAACGCCATGGCCGGTGATCGCGAGCGCTGCCTGCAGGCAGGCATGGACGACTATCTGTCCAAGCCGATCACGCGCGAAGCGCTGCATGCGTTGCTCCAGCGTTGGGGCCGGGTTGCCGTTGATCGCGAACATGCGCCGCTGTCGGAACCTGTGCAGTTGCCCGCAGCGCCGAGCATGCTCGACATCGAAAGCCCTCCTGATGACCAAGCACGCTCAACCCCGATTCCCCAGCCGGTGCTTGATCGCAGCGTGCTGGATGAGCTGCATGCGGTGATCGGCGATGCTGCTGCGCAGATCGTGGCGGTATTCCTGGAAGACGCACCGCAGTTGGTGCAGCAGTTGCAGCAGGCAGCGCAGGGCAACGATATCGAACGCCTGCAGGCCCTGTCGCACAGCCTGAAATCGTCCAGTGCCAACGTCGGCGCGCTGTCATTGTCAGCAGTGGCGCGGCGGATCGAACACGAAGCCCGCAGTGGCAGCCTGCAGCGCCCTGCCGTGGCAGTGGCGCTGCTGGTGGCGGAGTTCGCCCGTGCGCGCGTAGCGCTGACCGGCTACCTCGCCGGCCAGGCCCATTGA